A stretch of Besnoitia besnoiti strain Bb-Ger1 chromosome III, whole genome shotgun sequence DNA encodes these proteins:
- a CDS encoding Toxoplasma gondii family A protein (encoded by transcript BESB_049300): MNGSEQDGGGAVNGGTGSRGLQGQDPYHPKEEEEEERGSPETNRPEAQPPVHAVPPAPTPLLVNVGSDGRNPNETSSHKEATSATSKVPGEDKTSTAPSRAPENLRDPSGADEKNQTAPPLDGSPVNGQHTRLRRLSEANETVHQYLTLVVHSGGWSVSKGMATVSASLLAVAAAVVLAF; encoded by the coding sequence ATGAACGGGAGTGAGCAAGACGGTGGGGGGGCTGTGAATGGTGGGACGGGATCGAGGGGACTACAGGGTCAGGACCCGTATCACCcgaaggaagaggaagaggaagagcgtGGATCACCCGAAACTAACCGACCAGAAGCCCAGCCTCCAGTTCACGCCGTTCCTCCTGCTCCAACGCCCCTCCTGGTGAACGTCGGATCCGACGGACGCAATCCCAACGAGACAAGCTCCCACAAAGAGGCGACGAGTGCTACATCGAAGGTGCCTGGCGAAGACAAAACAAGTACCGCTCCAAGCAGAGCCCCGGAAAACCTGCGGGATCCCTCTGGTGCAGACGAAAAGAACCAAACCGCCCCACCTCTTGATGGTTCTCCAGTCAATGGGCAACACACACGATTGAGGAGGCTCTCTGAGGCCAACGAAACAGTACATCAATACCTGACACTTGTCGTGCACTCTGGTGGATGGAGCGTTTCGAAAGGAATGGCGACAGTCTCAGCTTCTCTCCTTGCCGTTGCCGCCGCTGTAGTGTTGGCATTCTAG
- a CDS encoding Toxoplasma gondii family A protein (encoded by transcript BESB_049310) produces MVAALIRAFSWALAVSVVLYCTAAEAGEPAAEPDFIFTIPKGGMEAEEQKVVWLGPSKALRVVDSTDAAVFLPQPGNSPSAAPSSEQMNAVAYVFANGACDFTKQVEYKELFPEYNKPVWDRSPPAEATVEGDSSPSLGANYTFTSPPAEALGKVASFCVRFMVEKPVKSEAGTQEGQEGPNRNSGGPPPGTSEEGGT; encoded by the coding sequence ATGGTGGCGGCCCTGATTCGGGCGTTTTCCTGGGCGCTCGCGGTCAGCGTCGTTCTTTACTGCaccgcggcagaggcgggagAGCCGGCAGCCGAGCCAGACTTCATCTTCACCATTCCCAAAGGAGGAATGGAGGCGGAAGAGCAGAAAGTCGTTTGGCTGGGGCCCTCGAAGGCCTTGCGCGTCGTCGACTCCACCGATGCCGCCGTTTTTTTGCCACAGCCTGGGAACAGCCCCTCggcagcgccttcgtccgAGCAGATGAATGCCGTCGCATATGTGTTTGCGAACGGTGCGTGTGACTTCACCAAGCAGGTGGAGTACAAAGAGTTATTTCCTGAGTATAATAAGCCCGTGTGGGATCGCTCCCCACCTGCGGAGGCCACGGTTGAGGGTGATTCGTCGCCTTCATTGGGCGCCAATTACACCTTCACAAGTCCACCTGCAGAAGCTTTGGGCAAAGTTGCCAGTTTTTGTGTGAGATTCATGGTGGAGAAACCTGTAAAGTCTGAAGCGGGGACGCAAGAAGGGCAAGAAGGACCGAACCGAAACTCTGGTGGACCGCCCCCTGGAACCAGCGAAGAGGGGGGGACCTAG